attaaagAATTCACAAAATGACCGTTCTAAGGACCAAAAGTCATAATGTTTAGAATTATTTTTAtagaaaaaatgtaaatacagtcCTTTGATGAGCTCTTGAACGCAGCATATAATTCCTATTCGGAGTTTCTGACAGAATCAACttctgttaaaaaaattaaatcaactAAAACAGCTGGATAAAATAAACATGAGAGCAGTGAAGGAGTGATGCTCTCAGGCTGGtcatgtgtgtaaaggcagcgCTCACTTTTTTGCAGGCGCAGCACTGGTAGGCGAACTGCTTCTCGAAACAGGGGACGCAGAAGTAGCTGTTGTCTTTGGGGATGAAGGACTTGGTTCCCATTGGCTGCTGGCAGCGCTGACACAGGAAACAGGTCTCATGCCAGCTGTTGCCCTTGTACTCCATTTTTCTAGAGCCtaagacaaacacaaactgtCAGATCTGACTGGACGTCCTCTGGGTCCTGAAAGTCCTGAAACACTCCTGCTGCTACACTGGAAGAAGTCGggttctgaatgtgtgtgttttatcatttctgcatgaataaACGATATTACAGCACCCCTTAAATACAATACCAACACACAGCAAACCGCCATATCACACACACGAACTCCACGCCATCCAGAGGGACGGGAACAGGGCTAAAAATGATTGATGGCAGTGTTACACCGCCTCTACTctactgcagcagcagcagcagcagcagcagttataTTTACCACTGGGGTCAGTGCAGAGGTGCACCGTGTCCTACCTGGCATGATGGTTTTCTTGCAGGTGGTGCACTTGGAGGAGTACTCGTGGGAATAGCACTCTGTGCACAGCAGCAGCTCGTCTTTAGCAGCAAATGCTTTCTCCACCAAAGAGCGGCTGCATTTAGCACACTTGAAGCAGTTCTCATGCCAGTGGCGGTCCTTGTAGGACAGATCCTTCAGTTGTTCACACAggaaacacacatttacttaaaCTGTGTCGATTCATAGTGCTTACTGAATTTCATATTGTGAATTCAGcataattcacagtagttatttgatcatttatagtaaatattgaataattcaccatggaaactgaataatttacagcagGCACTGAATATTTCATTGTAGATACTAAATGGATAGCGACtggttcatagtagatactgaataactcatagtatatactgaataattcatagtgactACAGAATAATTCAccatggatactgaataattcatagtaattactaaatataacattgtagaaactgaataaccCATAGTATATACTAAAAACAcatagtgtatactgaataatttaaacaTATACTACACcatggatattgaataattaatattatatactaAATTactcatattatattatatattacttaaTATGTCATTGAATAAGTAACAGTATATACACAATAGTTCATAGAGTAtatgaaataattcataatacacACTGAAACATTGCTAAATACCTTCTATATATAGTAGATAGTGATAATTtaatagtggatattgaataattcataatgggtACTGAATAGGTTGTCATtggtgctgaataattcatagtggatactgaataatccatagtaaatagtgaataattcaaagCACTAATTATGACTAATACTGTattttaactgtaaaataactgaTTTATAAGGCTgagctgagttgagttgagctAAATTGAGTTGAGCTAATCTGATCTGAGCTGTGCTGAGCTGTGTTGAGTTGAGCTGAGTTGAGCTGAGCTGTGTTGAGATgagttgagctgagctgagctgagttgaTTTGAGCTGAGTTGAGCTAAATTGAGTTGAGCTGAGCTAAATTGAGTTGAGCTAATCTGATCTGAGCTGAACTGTGTTGAGCTGAGCTGTGTTGAGCTGAGCTGTGTTgagttgagctgagctgagttgaGCTAAATTGAGTTGAGCTAATCTGATCTGAGCTGTCCTGAGCTGTGTTGAGTTgagctgagttgagttgagctgagctaagttgagctgagctgagttgagttgagctaagttgagctgagttgagctgagttgagttgagttgagctgagctaagttgagctgagttgagttgagctgagttgagctgagttgagttgagctaagttgagctgagttgagctgagttgagctgagttgagctgagttgagttgagctaagttgagctgagttgagttgagctaagttgagctgagttgagttgagctgagttgagctgagttgagttgagctaagttgagctgagttgagctgagttgagctgagctgagctaagttgagctgagttgagttgagttgagttgagctaagttgagctgagttgagctgagctgagctaagttgagctgagttgagctaagttgagctgagttgagctaagttgagctgagttgagctgagctgagttgagctaagttgagctgagttgagttgagctgagctgagttgagctgagttgagctgagttgagttgagctgAGTTGAGCTAATTTGAGCTgagttgagctgagctgagctaagttgagctgagttgagctgagttgagttgagctAAGTTGAGCTGAGTTGAGCTGAGCTAAGTTGAGCTAAGTTGAGCTAAGTTGAGCTGAGTTGAGCTGAGCTAAGTTGAGCTAAGTTgagctgagttgagttgagctAAGTTAAGCTGAGTTGAGCTGAGCTAAGTTGAGCTAAGTTgagctgagttgagttgagctAAGTTGAGCTGAGTTGAGCTGAGCTAAGTTGAGCTAAGTTGAGCTAAGTTgagctgagttgagttgagctaagttgagctgagttgagttgagctAAGTTGAGCTGAGTTGAGCTGAGCTAAGTTGAGCTAAGTTGAGCTGAGCTAAGTTGAGCTAAGTTGAGCTGAGTTGAGCTGAGCTAAGTTGAGCTAagttgagctgagctgagttgaGCTAAGTTGAGCTGAGTTGAGCTGAGCTAAGTTGAGCTAAGTTGAGCTGAGTTGAGCTGAGTTGAGCTGAGTTGAGCTGAGCTAAGTTGAGCTGAGTTGAGCTGAGTTGAGCTGAGCTAAGTTGAGCTGAGTTGAGCTGACTGAGGAACAATAGTGTCTTTCTTACCTTACTGTTGCAGCCTATAGGCGTAGAACACTCCTCACAGCAGTTGGCAAAGAGGTTCTCATAACACTTAGTGCAGTACTGTGTGTCTTCTTTTAGGATGTATTTCTTTCCCAGCAGGGAGTCTTTGCAGTAATGGCAGTCGAATCGTTCGGTGGACATCGCTGTTTATGACCTGCTGGTGACAAAGCAATGAACAAGGCCATAAAAGAGTTACTACCTCAGTAGACCAGCCTGCGTGCCTGCAGAATGCTGCTGCTCTGTGAAACGGCCGCTGTCTCGCGGCTGTTCAGGGTCTTAAAGCACATTCAGAGCCTGTTCAGGTCATtcagtgtaacacacacacacacacacacacacacacacacacacacacacacacacacacacacctcaaaacaTCATACACGACAGTAGACAAAGCTCATGTGTGGGGGTGAAACTGATGAAACTGTACCTTCAGTGAAGTCTGGAGGTGCTCGGAGTGGAGGCTTGCAGGGTGGTGGTCCGGCACAGGGTGGGCTAGCCAGGGATTAAGGGGATGCATTGAAAAGACCCTCTATAAATACCATCGCTCTTATTAGCTGAAATCCCTGGGGAGAATGACCACACTGCTCACATCTACACCTTTTATGGGAGTTCATCCACTCTACACTTCTTGCTTGtagtgttgtgtatgtgtgtgtgtgtgtgtgtgtgtgagagagggaggggggcttTTGTCAAGTAGAGTAGAGcatgctgttgtttttatttctggcATTGAAAAAGTTTACCTCAAAAAAATTGGACCTtgaaatctatctatctgtctatctgtatatctatctatctgtctgtctatttatctgtctgtctatttatctgtctgtatatctatctatctgtctgtctatttatctgtctgtctatttatctgtctgtatatctatctatctgtctgtctatttatctgtctgtctatttatctgtctgtatatctatctatctgtctgtctatttatctgtctgtctatctatctatctatctatctatctatctatctatctatccgtctgtctatctatctatctgtctgtctgtctgtctgtctatctatctatctgtatatctatctatctgtctgtctatttatctgtctgtctatctatctatctatctatctatctatctatctatccgtctgtctatctatctatctgtatgtctgtctgtctatctatctatcttactgtctatctatctatctatctgtctatctatctatctatctgtctgtctgtctgtctatctatctatctatctatctatctatttatatatctatctatctatctgtctgtctgtctgtatgtctatctgtctgtctgtctatctatctatctatctatctatctatatatctgtctgtctgtctgtgtgtctgtatgtctatctgtctgtctgtctatctatctatctatctgtctgtctgtctgtatgtctatctatctgtctgtctatttatctgtctgtctgtctatctatctatctgtctatctatctatctgtctatctatctgtctgtctgtatgtctatctatctgtctatctatctatctgtctgtcggtctatctatctatctatctatctatctgtctatctatctatctgtctgtcggtctatctgtctgtctatctatctatctatctatatatctgtctgtctgtctgtatatctgtctgtctatctatctatctatctatctatctatctgtctgtctgtctatctatctatctgtctgtctgtatgtctgtctatctatctatctatctgtctatctatctttctgtctatctatctgtctgtctatctatctatctgtctgtctgtctgtctatctatctgtctgtctgtctgtatgtctgtctgtctatctatctatgtatctgtctatctatctgtctgtctatctatctatctgtctatctatctatctatctatctatttatatatctatctatctatctatctgtctgtctgtctgtctgtatgtctatctgtctgtctgtctatctatatatctgtctgtctgtctgtgtgtctgtatgtctatctgtctgtctgtctatctatctatctgtctgtatgtctatctatctgtctgtctgtctatctatctatctgtctatctatctatctatctgtctatctatctgtctgtctgtctgtatgtctatctatctgtctgtctatttatctgtctgtctgtctatctatctatctatctatctatctatctatctatctgtctgtctatctatctatctatatatctatatatctatctatctgtctgtctgtctgtctgtttgtctatacatatatatatatatattattttacaattaccctcaataaatgaaaatcacaaTATTAGAAGGACAAAAAAGTTAATTTTATCCATTAAACTGTTTGTACTGTTATATTGGAAGGCTTTAGGTATCATTTGAGGGTCTTTCTAGCATAAGGTGAGGCCGAGCACAGCagcgtttacacacacacacacacacacacacacacacacacataccagtaTACAGCAGTGCAGCcaaacttacacacactcatagaaAAGACAATAGAACTgccattatgtgtgtgtgtgtgtgtgtgtgtgtgtgtgtgtgtgctgaatcGCTGAAATGCATTACATCCCCAAACTGTGAATGATTCTGTCCTCTGCAGTGTTTGTACTGTATCATTGTTTTATCTAATGTTGTTTTGATCTGGAACATTTCTGACCAGCTGGAGAAATCCAGGCCTGCTGGAGACCAGTAGACTCTACTCTGAGTTCTGTCAGCTGTCAACAGCATCCAGAACCAAGCCTGGTGAGGCAGCTTTCAGCCATTACACTGCAGTACACTGCAGTTCCTGAAGCACAGACTGTAACCGCTGTTCAGCACAGGACCAATTAGCGCACTGTACtttactctttatttatttcaactgTTTATTCTACATTGATTTTCTTACTGTATGAATCGTACATATTTTAGCTTTATCTATATGTATTTTATCCCTGTTTATGTAAAACACTTTGAATTGCTGCTGTTTATAAAAGTGGTCTATAAATAAACTTGCCTTGCCTTATCTCCAGGACCAAAACCACTGTGTAAATGGTAACTTTATcaatttatatattat
The Salminus brasiliensis chromosome 10, fSalBra1.hap2, whole genome shotgun sequence genome window above contains:
- the fhl5 gene encoding four and a half LIM domains protein 5 encodes the protein MSTERFDCHYCKDSLLGKKYILKEDTQYCTKCYENLFANCCEECSTPIGCNSKDLSYKDRHWHENCFKCAKCSRSLVEKAFAAKDELLLCTECYSHEYSSKCTTCKKTIMPGSRKMEYKGNSWHETCFLCQRCQQPMGTKSFIPKDNSYFCVPCFEKQFAYQCCACKKAITTGGVTYQDKPWHRECFTCIGCKRQLAGQRFTSRENYPYCLDCFSNLYAKKCVGCTKPITSLAGAKYVSFEERQWHSECFTCMQCSVSLVGRGFLTQRDDVLCTDCGREK